A single genomic interval of Calypte anna isolate BGI_N300 chromosome 3, bCalAnn1_v1.p, whole genome shotgun sequence harbors:
- the ELOVL5 gene encoding elongation of very long chain fatty acids protein 5: MELLDKTINSYLDVWLGPRDPRVKGWLLLENYTPTFIFSVLYLLIVWLGPKYMRNKQPFSCRGILVVYNLGLTLLSLYMFYELVTGVWEGGYNFFCQDTHSGGEADMKIIRVLWWYYFSKLIEFMDTFFFILRKNNHQITVLHVYHHATMLNIWWFVMNWVPCGHSYFGATLNSFIHVLMYSYYGLSAVPAMRPYLWWKKYITQGQLTQFVLTIFQTSCGVVWPCAFPQGWLYFQISYMISLIILFTNFYIQTYNKKASSRRKEYQNGSTATVNGYTNSFSSLENNVKQRKQRKD, encoded by the exons ATGGAACTTCTGGATAAAACAATCAATAGCTACCTTGATGTTTGGCTTGGGCCCAGAG aTCCCAGAGTAAAAGGATGGCTTCTTCTGGAAAACTACACACCTACCTTCATCTTTTCAGTATTGTACTTACTAATCGTGTGGCTAGGACCAAAGTACATGCGGAATAAGCAACCATTCTCATGCAGGGGTATTTTAGTGGTCTACAACCTTGGACTTACACTGCTCTCTCTGTATATGTTTTATGAG CTGGTGACAGGAGTATGGGAAGGAGGATACAATTTCTTCTGTCAGGATACGCACAGTGGAGGAGAAGCTGATATGAAG ATCATACGTGTCCTCTGGTGGTACTATTTCTCCAAACTCATTGAGTTCATGGAtaccttctttttcattttgcgGAAAAATAATCATCAGATCACTGTTCTGCATGTCTACCACCATGCAACAATGCTGAACATTTGGTGGTTTGTCATGAACTGGGTGCCTTGTGGTCACT CTTACTTTGGTGCCACACTGAACAGCTTTATCCACGTCCTCATGTACTCCTACTACGGATTGTCTGCTGTTCCAGCAATGCGCCCTTATCTGTGGTGGAAGAAGTACATCACTCAGGGGCAGCTG acTCAGTTTGTCCTGACAATCTTCCAGACCAGCTGTGGTGTTGTTTGGCCATGTGCTTTTCCTCAGGGGTGGCTGTATTTCCAGATTTCTTATATGATTTCTTTGATTATCCTCTTCACAAATTTCTATATTCAG ACTTACAACAAGAAGGCATCCTCGAGGAGGAAAGAGTATCAGAACGGCTCCACGGCCACTGTGAATGGATAcacaaacagcttttcttcccttgAGAACAATgtgaaacaaaggaaacaaaggaaggATTGA